Proteins found in one Tsukamurella paurometabola DSM 20162 genomic segment:
- a CDS encoding FAD-dependent oxidoreductase yields MPHVITQSCCSDAACTFACPVNCIHPTPDEPGFATAEMLYVDPTTCVDCGACVTACPVDAIGPAHRLPEEHKVYIEINRSLAAADPANSSLGGPNPQARSRPPMAHTVPPKQLPIPDGTVVSVGVIGSGPAAMYAADELLRWEGVTVDVYEKLSTPYGLARFGVAPDHTRTRKVSGLFDKVAADPNFHIHLNTEVGRDISLEELRRRHDAIIVAVGASTDKKLGIPGEELPNVRSATDFVAWYNGHPEHRGDDVDLSHDRIVIIGNGNVALDAARILTAEPEELEGTTISPAALAALKNSKVEEVVIVARRGPEHAAFTLPEALGLADERTVIVHPDPDVAESLVAGSDSELVSHKLQLLESLETQSDASRRIRLRFLTTPESIEDTGDGLVLHAKHSETGEAIELPVGMVFTSVGYRGVPVEGLPFDERRAVLPNEAGRVLGDDGAPIPGVYVTGWIKRGPNGFIGTNKTDSQETVERFAEDVVSGVVTGRPLSSRGKRKRALGRFLGA; encoded by the coding sequence ATGCCCCACGTGATCACCCAGTCCTGCTGCAGCGACGCGGCCTGCACCTTCGCCTGCCCGGTGAACTGCATCCACCCGACGCCCGACGAGCCGGGCTTCGCCACCGCCGAGATGCTGTACGTGGACCCCACCACGTGCGTCGATTGCGGCGCATGCGTGACGGCGTGCCCGGTGGACGCGATCGGGCCCGCGCACCGCTTGCCCGAGGAGCACAAGGTCTACATCGAGATCAACCGGTCGTTGGCCGCGGCGGATCCGGCGAACTCCTCGCTCGGCGGCCCGAACCCGCAGGCCCGCAGCCGGCCGCCGATGGCGCATACGGTTCCCCCGAAGCAGCTCCCGATCCCCGATGGCACCGTGGTCAGCGTGGGCGTGATCGGCAGTGGTCCGGCCGCCATGTACGCGGCCGATGAACTGCTGCGCTGGGAGGGCGTCACCGTCGACGTCTACGAGAAGCTCTCGACGCCCTACGGCCTGGCCCGCTTCGGCGTGGCGCCCGACCACACCCGCACCCGCAAGGTGTCGGGGCTGTTCGACAAGGTGGCGGCCGACCCGAACTTCCACATCCACCTCAACACCGAGGTGGGACGCGACATCTCCCTCGAGGAGCTGCGCCGCCGGCACGACGCGATCATCGTCGCCGTCGGGGCGAGCACCGATAAGAAGCTGGGTATTCCGGGCGAGGAACTCCCGAACGTGCGCAGCGCGACCGACTTCGTGGCTTGGTACAACGGCCATCCTGAGCACCGCGGTGACGACGTGGACCTCAGTCACGACCGCATCGTGATCATCGGCAACGGCAACGTGGCGCTGGATGCGGCCCGGATCCTCACCGCTGAGCCGGAGGAGCTCGAAGGCACCACCATCTCGCCCGCCGCGCTCGCGGCACTGAAGAACTCGAAGGTCGAGGAGGTGGTGATCGTGGCCCGCCGCGGGCCCGAGCACGCCGCGTTCACCCTGCCCGAGGCGCTCGGCCTCGCGGATGAGCGCACCGTGATCGTGCATCCGGACCCGGATGTCGCCGAGTCCCTGGTCGCCGGCAGCGATTCCGAGCTGGTCTCGCATAAGCTTCAGCTCCTGGAGTCGCTGGAGACGCAGTCCGACGCCTCGCGCCGCATCCGGCTCCGATTCCTCACCACGCCGGAGTCGATCGAGGACACCGGCGACGGGCTGGTGCTGCACGCCAAGCACTCCGAGACCGGCGAGGCCATCGAGCTTCCGGTCGGCATGGTGTTCACGTCGGTCGGTTACCGGGGCGTGCCCGTCGAGGGGCTCCCGTTCGACGAGCGTCGGGCGGTGCTGCCGAACGAGGCCGGCAGGGTGCTCGGCGACGACGGCGCGCCGATCCCCGGCGTGTACGTGACGGGCTGGATCAAGCGCGGCCCGAACGGATTCATCGGCACGAACAAGACCGACTCGCAGGAGACGGTGGAGCGGTTCGCCGAGGACGTCGTCAGCGGTGTGGTCACGGGCCGGCCGCTGAGTTCGCGGGGCAAGCGCAAGCGCGCCCTGGGCCGGTTCCTCGGCGCGTAG
- the ligD gene encoding non-homologous end-joining DNA ligase: protein MASAAHGEPVELTVDERTVRISSPDRVYYPRIGATKLDVVRYYEAVRPGIVRALRERPTMLHRYPKGVDGPKVHQKRIPAGAPDWLETVEIYFPRFGRTADEVVVTELATVIWAAQMSTVEFHPWNCRRTDLECPDEWRIDLDPMPDCPWERVQRVAGVVHEVLDELGIRGFPKTSGGSVLHIYVRISPSWTFSQVRRAALAFAQEVERRVPDDVTTAWWRKERDPAAVFVDYNQNARDYTIACAYSLRGTPIATASAPVTWDEVPDVHPDDFTIRTLPARFAEVGDLHAEIDEEAFSLEPLIEWADRDGLPDD, encoded by the coding sequence GTGGCCTCCGCAGCGCACGGTGAACCGGTCGAGCTGACCGTCGACGAGCGCACCGTGCGCATCTCCAGCCCGGATCGGGTGTATTACCCGCGGATCGGCGCCACCAAGCTCGACGTGGTGCGCTACTACGAGGCGGTGCGCCCGGGCATCGTGCGGGCATTGCGCGAGCGGCCGACGATGCTGCATCGCTACCCGAAGGGCGTCGACGGCCCGAAGGTGCACCAGAAGCGGATTCCCGCGGGTGCCCCGGACTGGCTGGAGACAGTGGAGATCTACTTCCCGCGGTTCGGACGGACGGCCGACGAGGTGGTGGTCACCGAGCTCGCCACCGTGATCTGGGCGGCGCAGATGTCCACGGTGGAGTTCCATCCGTGGAACTGCCGCCGCACCGATCTGGAGTGTCCGGACGAATGGCGGATCGATCTCGATCCGATGCCGGACTGCCCGTGGGAGCGGGTGCAGCGGGTGGCCGGCGTGGTGCACGAGGTGCTCGACGAGCTGGGCATCCGCGGCTTCCCGAAGACCTCCGGCGGCTCGGTTTTGCACATCTACGTGCGGATCTCGCCGTCGTGGACCTTCTCGCAGGTGCGGCGGGCGGCGCTGGCGTTCGCGCAGGAGGTGGAACGCCGCGTTCCGGACGATGTGACGACCGCGTGGTGGCGCAAGGAACGCGATCCGGCGGCGGTGTTCGTGGACTACAACCAGAACGCCCGCGATTACACCATCGCCTGCGCGTACTCCCTGCGTGGCACGCCGATCGCGACCGCGTCTGCCCCGGTGACCTGGGACGAGGTGCCCGACGTGCACCCGGACGATTTCACGATCCGCACGTTGCCCGCCCGCTTCGCCGAAGTGGGCGACCTGCATGCCGAGATCGACGAGGAGGCCTTCTCCCTCGAGCCGCTGATCGAGTGGGCGGACCGCGACGGCCTCCCCGACGACTAG